Part of the Bacillus cereus group sp. RP43 genome is shown below.
GACAGAGCATGCGAAAGAGTTACTTACGCAAGCGCATCATTTCAAACAGACAGCAGAGGCTATCCAGTAATGGATAGCTTTTTTTCTCAAATGACGATTTCTTAATTCTTCCGGTTATAAATAAAGCACTGCAAGGAGAGATTAAAAAGTGAAGCCAAGAGGCTGAATGTGGGGTAGGAGCGAGGAGAGTGAACAAATTGAAATTAGAAAGATTTCGAAAAATAATAGGTCTTTGTCTCCTTGTTTCTTTAGTTTTTATTGGATGTTTTAAACCGCTTCGAACGTTTATTTCATCGCCGAAGCAACTTGTTGTTTTTGAAGGACAACAATCAGAAATAGCATCATTACCAGTTTTTAAGGCTGCATCTACAGATCGTAATGTATTTACTGTAAGTTCAAATGAACAAGAACAAGGGCTTATGGTAAATTCTCACCAAAATGGTGAAGCTGATATGGTGTTTCAACTTGCTGGTTTTCCAGTGAAAAAAGTAAATGTGAAAGTATTAAAAGATTTTAAAGTTATTCCAGGTGGACAATCGATTGGTGTAAAATTGAATACAAAAGGTGTACTTGTTGTAGGCCATCATTTAATTCAAACTGAAAAGGGTAAAGTATCTCCTGGTGAAACAGCTGGTGTACAGATTGGAGATATGATTACTGAAATCAATGGTAAAACAATTGAAAGAATGAGTGATGTAGCACCGTTTATTCATAATAGTGGAGAAACAGGTGAACCGCTTAATCTTGTTTTATTAAGAGATGGAAAATATATTCGGGCTAAGCTAACACCACAAAAAGACAATGGTGAATCCTCTTACCGAATTGGACTGTATATTCGTGATTCAGCAGCTGGTATCGGAACGATGACATTTGTACATCCAGATTCTATGAAATACGGAGCGCTTGGTCATGTAATTTCTGATAATGATACAAAAAAGCCAATTCAAGTAGAAGATGGACAAATTATGCGTTCGACAGTAACGTCTATTGAAAGAGGAAGTCACGGGAACCCGGGAGAAAAATTAGCAAGATTTTCACCGGATCGTGAAGTGATTGGTAATATTACAATAAATAGTCCGTATGGTATCTTTGGGAAGTTAAACACAAATATGACAAACGGCATAATGGATAAAGCAATGCCTATCGCATTATCCCATCAAGTAAAAGAAGGGCCAGCGAAAATATTAACAGTTATTGATCAAGATAAGGTGGAAGCGTTTGATATTGAAGTTGTTAGTACGGTACCACAAAAGTTCCCGGCTACAAAAGGTATGGTTATAAAAGTGACAGATAAACGTTTACTAGCAAAAACGGGTGGTATTGTACAAGGAATGAGTGGAAGTCCGATTGTACAAAATGGGAAAGTAATTGGTGCGGTTACACATGTATTTGTAAATGATCCAACGTCAGGATATGGTGTTCATATTGAATGGATGTTACATGAGGCTGGAATTAATATTTATGATCAAGAGAAAAAAGCGAGCTAATACATATTAGCTCGCTTTTCTTTTGAAAAATTCGTTGAAATTTTGTAAAAGCTCCGCAAGAGCTGTTTTTTGTTGTAAGATATAAGCAAAGGGTTGAACGTTTCGCTGTAATTCTATGATGGAATGTGTTGCGAAAGGAAATAAATGAACGATAAACATATTTTTTTGTGATTTTATCGGAAAGTAAGAAACTTTAAAGGGAATTTTCACACAATTGTCGAACAATTCATGTAGCCTAGAAGCTTACACATGTCGGGAGAATCGATTCGGTAAGGGAGGAAAAACTGTGGAGAAAATTAAAGTATGTCTTGTGGATGATAATAAAGAATTGGTATCGATGCTAGAGAGTTATGTTGCTGCTCAGGATGATATGGAAGTTATTGGGATTGCTTACAATGGTCAAGAATGTTTAAACTTATTGAAAGAAAAGCAGCCTGATGTACTCGTTTTAGACATTATTATGCCACATTTAGATGGTCTAGCTGTGCTAGAGAAAATGCGACATATTGAAAGGTTAAGACAACCTAGCGTTATTATGTTGACAGCATTCGGACAAGAAGATGTGACGAAAAAAGCGGTTGATTTAGGGGCATCATATTTCATATTAAAACCATTTGATATGGAGAATTTAACAAGTCATATTCGCCAAGTGAGTGGTAAGGAAAATGCTACTATTAAACGTCCATTACCATCTTTCCGATCAGCAACAACGATCGATGGAAAACCGAAAAACTTAGATGCGAGTATTACAAGTATCATTCATGAAATTGGTGTACCCGCTCATATTAAAGGGTACATGTACTTACGAGAAGCAATCTCTATGGTGTACAATGATATCGAATTACTAGGATCTATTACGAAAGTATTATATCCAGATATCGCAAAGAAATATAATACAACAGCAAGTCGTGTCGAGCGCGCAATCCGTCACGCAATTGAAGTGGCTTGGAGCCGTGGGAATATTGATTCTATTTCGTCCTTATTTGGTTATACTGTATCAATGTCAAAAGCAAAACCTACGAATTCCGAGTTCATCGCAATGGTTGCGGATAAGTTGAGACTTGAACATAAGGCTTCGTAAGTGTTGATATAACAGTGTTTTTGATTGTTTAGTGGTAATGTAAAGTTACCAACAAACTTCTTTTCGTACCAACAAATAAAGGTAATGTATTTTAATAAACACCGTCTTTTATTGGTTTGTAAATCAAACTAATGAAAGGCGGTGTTTTTTGTTTTGACTGAATTTGAATTACAGCTAGATAATTTTATGTTGTATTGTTCAAGTAAAAACTTATCGACTAAAACACTGAAAAGTTTCGTAATGCCGATGAACGTTATGATGGTAATTTAGTTAATGGGAATTTATCAGATGAAAAGGTAGAAGAAGGGGCAAAGTGCGGCAAACCCTCTGAAAAATCTATGCTTAGAAAAATTTGGGACGGTATATACGTTGGTTCTGGGCAAGTTATTGGGGAGATTGTAGAAGGATTTGATTCACTAGACGATACAGTAACAAAAGAAAATATTAAGTATGCTATAGGTCACCCTATAGAGACAACCTTTACTGCTTGGAATGCTGTTTCGGATTTATTTATGAATGATTTTTGGCATGGTGATGCGGAAAGTCGTACAAAATGGGGAACGAGTGTTTTTATGGGGCTTGGATTGGGATGGCTTGGGGATAAAGGAATAAGTAAAGTAGGGAAAGTAACTACACTCGCAAAAGGTACGAATCTAACAAAATTCTCAGAAGGTATCTCGTCTGTTTCGAATCAATTACCATTGAAAGACCGATTTGCATTCGCAGGTACTAGTGGCTTTGGTAGCAATCAGATAAAAACTTTTGAAGCTTTACAAGAAGCCCGTGATACATTTATGTTTTCCGAAACTGGTGGAAGAAGTAGAGTTAAAGGTGTACAAGAAGTAATAAAAGATTATGCGGATAAAGTTCTTGATAGAGTAGATGTAAAAAATGAGTATCCCGATTCGTATACAGCATCTAAAATATTACGTGAAGAACTTAAGGATGCAGGGATTGAACCACCCCCATATTTTAATGCAGCACATCATCTAACACCTTGGAACGATAGTAGGGCAGAAAAGGCACAAAAATTATTAAAGGAATTTGGGATAGACTATGATTCGGCGGCTAATGGAGTATTTTATACCTTATAAAGTTAATGAATACGTGACTACTGAAGTCTTACACATAGGAAAGCATAGTTCAGAGTACATACTTGAAGTAGAGAGTATTAAGTCTTGTTAAGAAACGGGGCGGTACTCAAGAATATGCTGTTGACGCCTTACATGA
Proteins encoded:
- the spoIVB gene encoding SpoIVB peptidase: MNKLKLERFRKIIGLCLLVSLVFIGCFKPLRTFISSPKQLVVFEGQQSEIASLPVFKAASTDRNVFTVSSNEQEQGLMVNSHQNGEADMVFQLAGFPVKKVNVKVLKDFKVIPGGQSIGVKLNTKGVLVVGHHLIQTEKGKVSPGETAGVQIGDMITEINGKTIERMSDVAPFIHNSGETGEPLNLVLLRDGKYIRAKLTPQKDNGESSYRIGLYIRDSAAGIGTMTFVHPDSMKYGALGHVISDNDTKKPIQVEDGQIMRSTVTSIERGSHGNPGEKLARFSPDREVIGNITINSPYGIFGKLNTNMTNGIMDKAMPIALSHQVKEGPAKILTVIDQDKVEAFDIEVVSTVPQKFPATKGMVIKVTDKRLLAKTGGIVQGMSGSPIVQNGKVIGAVTHVFVNDPTSGYGVHIEWMLHEAGINIYDQEKKAS
- the spo0A gene encoding sporulation transcription factor Spo0A, with the protein product MEKIKVCLVDDNKELVSMLESYVAAQDDMEVIGIAYNGQECLNLLKEKQPDVLVLDIIMPHLDGLAVLEKMRHIERLRQPSVIMLTAFGQEDVTKKAVDLGASYFILKPFDMENLTSHIRQVSGKENATIKRPLPSFRSATTIDGKPKNLDASITSIIHEIGVPAHIKGYMYLREAISMVYNDIELLGSITKVLYPDIAKKYNTTASRVERAIRHAIEVAWSRGNIDSISSLFGYTVSMSKAKPTNSEFIAMVADKLRLEHKAS